From the Clostridium sp. Marseille-P299 genome, one window contains:
- a CDS encoding XdhC family protein translates to MEYLNKNNNIYKELLEVVLEGNKACLSTKFSNKQGSMNEIEKNILLQDTMNEEEKKAFELGIPYVYTNNDTSTVVEPFFPEERLIVLGGGHVALPVVEFAAKIGFSVVVVDDRLSFANTERFPLAKEVICDSFEHALDSLKLKESDYVVIITRGHRYDATCLKQICSGSEPSYVGMIGSKRRTAIVKETLVEEGIDRERLNRVHTPIGLSIGAITPEEIAISIMAELIAHKRIGKAEKKTTNRSDVDYDVMRVLANEVDVPKAILTIISSKGSVPRGAGAKMIVYADGRILGSIGGGCSEAAVLGTARRLIGSKSYQVVDVDLTGDAAEEEGMVCGGIMTVLIEDYIH, encoded by the coding sequence ATGGAATATTTAAATAAAAATAATAATATATATAAAGAATTACTAGAAGTTGTACTAGAAGGTAACAAGGCATGTTTAAGCACTAAGTTTAGTAACAAACAGGGAAGTATGAACGAGATAGAAAAAAACATCCTGTTACAAGATACAATGAATGAGGAAGAAAAAAAGGCATTTGAGCTAGGAATTCCTTATGTTTATACAAATAACGACACTTCTACAGTTGTAGAGCCATTTTTTCCTGAAGAACGCTTAATTGTTCTTGGTGGAGGCCATGTAGCATTACCAGTAGTGGAATTTGCTGCTAAAATTGGTTTTTCAGTAGTTGTTGTCGATGACCGATTAAGTTTTGCCAATACCGAAAGATTCCCTTTGGCGAAAGAAGTCATATGCGATAGTTTTGAGCATGCTTTGGATAGTTTAAAACTAAAAGAAAGTGATTATGTCGTAATTATAACAAGAGGACATCGTTATGATGCAACATGTTTAAAACAAATATGCAGTGGAAGTGAACCTTCCTATGTTGGCATGATTGGTTCGAAGCGCAGAACAGCCATTGTAAAAGAAACTTTAGTAGAAGAGGGCATTGATAGAGAAAGACTGAACCGTGTCCATACCCCAATAGGTCTTAGTATTGGTGCAATAACACCAGAAGAAATTGCGATTTCCATTATGGCAGAATTAATAGCTCATAAAAGAATTGGAAAAGCAGAGAAAAAAACAACCAATCGTTCGGATGTAGATTACGATGTAATGAGGGTTTTAGCAAATGAAGTTGATGTACCAAAAGCAATCCTTACAATCATTAGTTCAAAAGGATCGGTTCCACGAGGAGCGGGTGCAAAGATGATCGTTTATGCAGATGGAAGAATTTTAGGAAGTATTGGTGGCGGTTGTAGCGAAGCAGCGGTGCTTGGAACAGCAAGAAGGCTGATTGGATCTAAATCATACCAAGTGGTGGATGTGGACTTAACAGGGGATGCTGCCGAAGAGGAAGGAATGGTTTGCGGAGGAATAATGACTGTACTTATTGAAGACTATATACATTAA